The following are encoded together in the Arcticibacterium luteifluviistationis genome:
- a CDS encoding DUF2927 domain-containing protein: MTQSLGLGKDSDLYLESLFQQSWTLTTNYALIDKELIRLLYHPEITSGLDSKEVTETLTNILLEEN; encoded by the coding sequence TTGACCCAATCTTTAGGACTTGGCAAAGACTCAGACTTATACCTTGAAAGTCTTTTTCAACAATCTTGGACTTTAACTACCAACTACGCCCTCATTGACAAAGAACTTATTAGACTCCTTTATCATCCTGAAATCACTTCAGGGCTTGATTCGAAAGAAGTTACAGAAACATTGACAAATATCCTTTTAGAAGAGAATTAA